The following are encoded in a window of Alphaproteobacteria bacterium genomic DNA:
- a CDS encoding histone deacetylase family protein produces the protein MTTQLITHPACLDHDPGPYHPENPRRLEAVLAALSEPAFAKLERVSAPRASDDQLCLVHPRSYVDGVLGSIPPQGRHQLDGDTIVSPGSGDAALRAAGAAVAGVDAVCEGKARNVFCAVRPPGHHAEADQSMGFCLFNNVAVAALHARVKHGLRRVAVIDFDVHHGNGTQHMFERDADLLYASTHEWPLYPGTGAAQEQGVAHNIVNAPLAGGSGGAEFRAAYTGKILPALDAFKPELVIISAGFDAHENDPLAGLRLHEDDYAWVTRALMEIARKHAQDRVVSCLEGGYDLDALAASSAAHVEALMAG, from the coding sequence ATGACCACGCAATTGATCACGCATCCGGCCTGCCTCGATCACGATCCCGGCCCCTACCATCCGGAGAATCCGCGCCGGCTGGAAGCCGTGCTCGCGGCGTTGTCGGAACCCGCTTTCGCGAAGCTCGAGCGCGTTTCGGCGCCGCGCGCCAGCGACGATCAGCTCTGCCTCGTCCATCCGCGCAGCTATGTCGACGGCGTGCTCGGTTCCATTCCGCCGCAGGGCCGCCATCAACTCGACGGCGACACGATCGTCTCGCCGGGCTCGGGCGATGCGGCGCTGCGCGCGGCCGGCGCCGCCGTCGCGGGCGTGGATGCGGTGTGCGAAGGCAAGGCGCGCAACGTGTTTTGCGCCGTGCGGCCGCCGGGGCACCACGCCGAAGCCGATCAGTCGATGGGCTTCTGCCTGTTCAACAACGTCGCGGTGGCGGCGTTGCATGCGCGCGTGAAGCACGGGCTTCGCCGCGTGGCGGTGATCGATTTCGACGTCCATCACGGCAACGGCACGCAGCATATGTTCGAGCGCGACGCCGACCTGCTCTACGCCTCGACCCATGAATGGCCGCTCTATCCCGGCACGGGGGCCGCGCAGGAACAAGGTGTGGCGCACAACATCGTCAACGCGCCGCTCGCCGGCGGCTCGGGCGGCGCCGAATTCCGCGCGGCTTATACGGGCAAGATTCTGCCGGCCCTCGACGCATTCAAGCCGGAACTCGTCATCATCTCCGCCGGGTTCGACGCGCACGAGAACGACCCGCTGGCGGGGCTTCGTTTGCACGAGGACGATTACGCCTGGGTCACGCGCGCGCTGATGGAGATCGCGCGAAAACACGCGCAGGATCGCGTGGTGAGCTGCCTGGAAGGCGGCTACGACCTGGACGCATTGGCCGCATCGAGTGCGGCCCATGTCGAAGCGCTGATGGCCGGTTGA